The proteins below are encoded in one region of Malaclemys terrapin pileata isolate rMalTer1 chromosome 20, rMalTer1.hap1, whole genome shotgun sequence:
- the MAP3K10 gene encoding mitogen-activated protein kinase kinase kinase 10 isoform X2, with translation MEAGHKALPGEEAGDGPEDGGGGWNHKTNPFWTAVFDYEAAAEEELTLRRGDLVEVLSQDSTVSGDEGWWTGKIEDRVGVFPCDYVASGPPGGSYPLPLEISFQELLLDEIIGVGGFGKVYKGVWRGEEVAVKAARQDPDEDISTTAESVRQEARLFCMLRHPNIIALKAVCLQPPNLCLVMEYARGGALNRALAGRKVPPHVLVNWAVQIARGMNYLHNEAVVPIIHRDLKSINVLILEKMEDGELGGRTLKITDFGLAREWHKTTKMSAAGTYAWMAPEVIRLSRFSKSSDVWSFGVLLWELLTGEVPYREIDALAVAYGVAMNKLTLPIPSTCPEPFARLLAECWDPDPHARPPFGSILGRLVAIEHSAMFSMALDAFHSLQDDWKREIQHMFCELRAKEKELRSREEELLRAAQEQKTQEEELRRREQELAAREIDIVQRELHLLMDQLHQERPRVKGRKGHFKRSRLKLRDGNRISLPSGFQHTITVQASPTLDKRKGPGSNGTSPPASPVIIPRLRAIRLTPVDGSQTWGRSAGLKKEELAGNKKKGRTWGPSSTLQKERLGGEERLKALGEGSKQWSSSAPNLGKSPKRAPMTGGFASLTEMEEYVEVEGSTPQSPAELPPGRAGPHKRSALALLGCASVLASVALGSDLLELGREQAGGPCPRGGRTQGPPSSVTLLSLSSLSDCNSTKSLLPSDEEPPAPAPGPPASPLGAPPAHNPLLDLRAESFKRDPRQSLTPTHVTAAQALPRGHRRTPSDGALRPPGQQGAPGAGSQETLDPPALFPPPSRRRPPEKEPAVERPKTLEFAPRPRPSPARSRIDPWKLVSFGRTHCSSPSSVCETQGELGGGGGERPDPPSARQTLLDIDMEGQSKDSTVPLCGGAPHADSLDADMSH, from the exons ATGGAGGCCGGGCACAAGGCGCTGCCAGGCGAGGAGGCCGGGGACgggccggaggatggcggcggggGGTGGAACCACAAAACCAACCCCTTCTGGACGGCCGTCTTCGACTACGAGGCGGCGGCGGAAGAGGAGCTGACGCTGCGGCGTGGCGACCTGGTGGAGGTGCTCTCCCAGGACTCCACCGTGTCGGGAGACGAGGGCTGGTGGACGGGGAAAATCGAGGACAGGGTGGGCGTCTTCCCCTGTGACTACGTGGCCAGCGGCCCCCCGGGCGGCTCCTACCCTCTGCCGCTGGAGATCtccttccaggagctgctgctggacgAGATCATCGGGGTGGGGGGCTTCGGGAAGGTCTACAAGGGcgtgtggcggggggaggaggtggcggTGAAGGCGGCGCGCCAGGACCCCGACGAGGACATCAGCACCACGGCCGAGAGCGTCCGGCAGGAGGCCCGGCTCTTCTGCATGCTGCGCCATCCCAACATCATCGCCCTGAAGGCCGTGTGcctccagccccccaacctgTGCCTGGTGATGGAGTACGCCCGGGGCGGCGCCCTCAACCGAGCGCTGGCCGGCAGGAAGGTGCCGCCGCACGTGCTGGTGAACTGGGCCGTGCAGATCGCCCGCGGCATGAACTACCTGCACAACGAGGCCGTGGTGCCCATCATCCACCGCGACCTGAAATCCATCAACG TCCTGATCCTGGAGAAGATGGAGGACGGGGAGCTGGGCGGCCGCACGCTGAAGATCACGGACTTCGGGCTGGCGCGCGAGTGGCACAAGACCACCAAGATGAGCGCAGCCGGCACCTACGCTTGGATGGCGCCCGAAGTCATCCGGCTCTCGCGCTTCTCCAAGAGCAGCGACGTCTGGAG TTTCGGGGTGCTGCTGTGGGAGCTGCTGACCGGAGAGGTGCCGTACCGGGAGATCGACGCGCTGGCCGTAGCCTACGGTGTGGCCATGAACAAGCTGACGCTGCCCattccctccacctgccctgagcccttCGCCCGCCTGCTGGCAG AGTGCTGGGACCCCGACCCCCACGCCCGGCCGCCCTTCGGGAGCATCTTGGGGCGGCTGGTGGCCATCGAGCACTCGGCCATGTTCTCCATGGCCCTGGACGCCTTCCACTCGCTGCAGGACGACTGGAAGCGGGAGATCCAGCATATGTTCTGTGAGCTGCGCGCCAAGGAAAAG gagctgcggagccgggaggaggagctgctgcggGCGGCACAGGAGCAGAAGacgcaggaggaggagctgcggcGGCGCGAGCAGGAGCTGGCCGCCCGCGAGATCGACATCGTCCAGCGCGAGCTGCACCTGCTCATGGACCAGCTGCACCAGGAGCGGCCCCGGGTCAAGGGGCGCAAGGGCCACTTCAAACGCAGCCGCCTCAAACTGCGCGACGGGAACCGCATCAGCCTGCCCTCAG gctTCCAACACACGATCACGGTGCAGGCGTCGCCCACCCTGGACAAGCGGAAAGGCCCGGGATCCAACGGCACCAGCCCCCCCGCGAGCCCTGTCATCATCCCCCGCCTGCGGGCCATTCGCC TGACGCCCGTGGATGGCAGCCAGACGTGGGGCCGCAGCGCGGGGCTGAAGAAGGAGGAGCTGGCGGGGAACAAGAAGAAGGGGCGCAcgtgggggcccagctccacgCTGCAGAAGGAGCGGCTCGGCGGGGAGGAGCG GCTGAAGGCGCTGGGCGAGGGCAGCAAGCAGTGGTCGTCCAGCGCCCCCAACCTGGGCAAGTCCCCGAAACGTGCCCCCATGACTGGGGGCTTCGCCAGCCTGACGGAGATGG aGGAGTACGTGGAGGTGGAGGGCAGCACCCCCCAGTCCCCGGCTGAGCTGCCCCCCGGCAGGGCCGGGCCCCACAAGCGCAGCGCCTTGGCTCTCCTGGGCTGTGCCTCCGTCCTGGCCTCGGTGGCACTGGGCAGCgacctgctggagctgggccggGAGCAGGCGGGGGGGCCGTGCCCACGGGGGGGCCGCACCCAGGGGCCCCCCAGCTCCGTCACGCTGCTCTCGCTCTCCTCCCTCTCCGACTGCAACTCCACCAAGTCCCTGCTGCCCTCGGACGAGGAgccgcccgccccggcccccggccccccggcctcCCCCCTCggcgccccccccgcccacaaCCCCCTGCTGGACCTCCGGGCCGAGAGCTTCAAGAGGGACCCGCGCCAGTCGCTGACGCCCACCCACGTGACGGCCGCCCAGGCACTGCCCCGCGGGCACCGGCGAACGCCCTCGGACGGGGCCCTGCGCCCgcccggccagcagggggcgcccggggcag gctcCCAGGAGACCCTGGACCCCCCCGCGCTCTTCCCGCCCCCGTCGCGCCGCAGGCCCCCCGAGAAGGAACCGGCCGTGGAGCGCCCCAAGACCCTGGAGTtcgcgccccggccccgcccctctcccgcccgctcccgcATCGACCCCTGGAAACTCGTCTCCTTCGGACGGACTCACTGCTCGTCCCCGAGCAGCGTGTGCGAGACGCAGGGGGAGCTGGGCGGAGGCGGGGGGGAGCGGCCAGACCCCCCCAGCGCCCGCCAGACGCTGCTGGACATAGACATGGAGGGGCAGAGCAAGGACAGCACGGTGCCGCTCTGCGGGGGGGCACCGCACGCCGACAGCCTGGATGCCGACATGTCCCACtga
- the MAP3K10 gene encoding mitogen-activated protein kinase kinase kinase 10 isoform X1 gives MEAGHKALPGEEAGDGPEDGGGGWNHKTNPFWTAVFDYEAAAEEELTLRRGDLVEVLSQDSTVSGDEGWWTGKIEDRVGVFPCDYVASGPPGGSYPLPLEISFQELLLDEIIGVGGFGKVYKGVWRGEEVAVKAARQDPDEDISTTAESVRQEARLFCMLRHPNIIALKAVCLQPPNLCLVMEYARGGALNRALAGRKVPPHVLVNWAVQIARGMNYLHNEAVVPIIHRDLKSINVLILEKMEDGELGGRTLKITDFGLAREWHKTTKMSAAGTYAWMAPEVIRLSRFSKSSDVWSFGVLLWELLTGEVPYREIDALAVAYGVAMNKLTLPIPSTCPEPFARLLAECWDPDPHARPPFGSILGRLVAIEHSAMFSMALDAFHSLQDDWKREIQHMFCELRAKEKELRSREEELLRAAQEQKTQEEELRRREQELAAREIDIVQRELHLLMDQLHQERPRVKGRKGHFKRSRLKLRDGNRISLPSGFQHTITVQASPTLDKRKGPGSNGTSPPASPVIIPRLRAIRLREAGPGRRGSRSPPLVAVTPVDGSQTWGRSAGLKKEELAGNKKKGRTWGPSSTLQKERLGGEERLKALGEGSKQWSSSAPNLGKSPKRAPMTGGFASLTEMEEYVEVEGSTPQSPAELPPGRAGPHKRSALALLGCASVLASVALGSDLLELGREQAGGPCPRGGRTQGPPSSVTLLSLSSLSDCNSTKSLLPSDEEPPAPAPGPPASPLGAPPAHNPLLDLRAESFKRDPRQSLTPTHVTAAQALPRGHRRTPSDGALRPPGQQGAPGAGSQETLDPPALFPPPSRRRPPEKEPAVERPKTLEFAPRPRPSPARSRIDPWKLVSFGRTHCSSPSSVCETQGELGGGGGERPDPPSARQTLLDIDMEGQSKDSTVPLCGGAPHADSLDADMSH, from the exons ATGGAGGCCGGGCACAAGGCGCTGCCAGGCGAGGAGGCCGGGGACgggccggaggatggcggcggggGGTGGAACCACAAAACCAACCCCTTCTGGACGGCCGTCTTCGACTACGAGGCGGCGGCGGAAGAGGAGCTGACGCTGCGGCGTGGCGACCTGGTGGAGGTGCTCTCCCAGGACTCCACCGTGTCGGGAGACGAGGGCTGGTGGACGGGGAAAATCGAGGACAGGGTGGGCGTCTTCCCCTGTGACTACGTGGCCAGCGGCCCCCCGGGCGGCTCCTACCCTCTGCCGCTGGAGATCtccttccaggagctgctgctggacgAGATCATCGGGGTGGGGGGCTTCGGGAAGGTCTACAAGGGcgtgtggcggggggaggaggtggcggTGAAGGCGGCGCGCCAGGACCCCGACGAGGACATCAGCACCACGGCCGAGAGCGTCCGGCAGGAGGCCCGGCTCTTCTGCATGCTGCGCCATCCCAACATCATCGCCCTGAAGGCCGTGTGcctccagccccccaacctgTGCCTGGTGATGGAGTACGCCCGGGGCGGCGCCCTCAACCGAGCGCTGGCCGGCAGGAAGGTGCCGCCGCACGTGCTGGTGAACTGGGCCGTGCAGATCGCCCGCGGCATGAACTACCTGCACAACGAGGCCGTGGTGCCCATCATCCACCGCGACCTGAAATCCATCAACG TCCTGATCCTGGAGAAGATGGAGGACGGGGAGCTGGGCGGCCGCACGCTGAAGATCACGGACTTCGGGCTGGCGCGCGAGTGGCACAAGACCACCAAGATGAGCGCAGCCGGCACCTACGCTTGGATGGCGCCCGAAGTCATCCGGCTCTCGCGCTTCTCCAAGAGCAGCGACGTCTGGAG TTTCGGGGTGCTGCTGTGGGAGCTGCTGACCGGAGAGGTGCCGTACCGGGAGATCGACGCGCTGGCCGTAGCCTACGGTGTGGCCATGAACAAGCTGACGCTGCCCattccctccacctgccctgagcccttCGCCCGCCTGCTGGCAG AGTGCTGGGACCCCGACCCCCACGCCCGGCCGCCCTTCGGGAGCATCTTGGGGCGGCTGGTGGCCATCGAGCACTCGGCCATGTTCTCCATGGCCCTGGACGCCTTCCACTCGCTGCAGGACGACTGGAAGCGGGAGATCCAGCATATGTTCTGTGAGCTGCGCGCCAAGGAAAAG gagctgcggagccgggaggaggagctgctgcggGCGGCACAGGAGCAGAAGacgcaggaggaggagctgcggcGGCGCGAGCAGGAGCTGGCCGCCCGCGAGATCGACATCGTCCAGCGCGAGCTGCACCTGCTCATGGACCAGCTGCACCAGGAGCGGCCCCGGGTCAAGGGGCGCAAGGGCCACTTCAAACGCAGCCGCCTCAAACTGCGCGACGGGAACCGCATCAGCCTGCCCTCAG gctTCCAACACACGATCACGGTGCAGGCGTCGCCCACCCTGGACAAGCGGAAAGGCCCGGGATCCAACGGCACCAGCCCCCCCGCGAGCCCTGTCATCATCCCCCGCCTGCGGGCCATTCGCC TGCGGGAGGCTGGGCCAGGACGCAGGGGGTCCCGCTCACCCCCCCTTGTTGCAGTGACGCCCGTGGATGGCAGCCAGACGTGGGGCCGCAGCGCGGGGCTGAAGAAGGAGGAGCTGGCGGGGAACAAGAAGAAGGGGCGCAcgtgggggcccagctccacgCTGCAGAAGGAGCGGCTCGGCGGGGAGGAGCG GCTGAAGGCGCTGGGCGAGGGCAGCAAGCAGTGGTCGTCCAGCGCCCCCAACCTGGGCAAGTCCCCGAAACGTGCCCCCATGACTGGGGGCTTCGCCAGCCTGACGGAGATGG aGGAGTACGTGGAGGTGGAGGGCAGCACCCCCCAGTCCCCGGCTGAGCTGCCCCCCGGCAGGGCCGGGCCCCACAAGCGCAGCGCCTTGGCTCTCCTGGGCTGTGCCTCCGTCCTGGCCTCGGTGGCACTGGGCAGCgacctgctggagctgggccggGAGCAGGCGGGGGGGCCGTGCCCACGGGGGGGCCGCACCCAGGGGCCCCCCAGCTCCGTCACGCTGCTCTCGCTCTCCTCCCTCTCCGACTGCAACTCCACCAAGTCCCTGCTGCCCTCGGACGAGGAgccgcccgccccggcccccggccccccggcctcCCCCCTCggcgccccccccgcccacaaCCCCCTGCTGGACCTCCGGGCCGAGAGCTTCAAGAGGGACCCGCGCCAGTCGCTGACGCCCACCCACGTGACGGCCGCCCAGGCACTGCCCCGCGGGCACCGGCGAACGCCCTCGGACGGGGCCCTGCGCCCgcccggccagcagggggcgcccggggcag gctcCCAGGAGACCCTGGACCCCCCCGCGCTCTTCCCGCCCCCGTCGCGCCGCAGGCCCCCCGAGAAGGAACCGGCCGTGGAGCGCCCCAAGACCCTGGAGTtcgcgccccggccccgcccctctcccgcccgctcccgcATCGACCCCTGGAAACTCGTCTCCTTCGGACGGACTCACTGCTCGTCCCCGAGCAGCGTGTGCGAGACGCAGGGGGAGCTGGGCGGAGGCGGGGGGGAGCGGCCAGACCCCCCCAGCGCCCGCCAGACGCTGCTGGACATAGACATGGAGGGGCAGAGCAAGGACAGCACGGTGCCGCTCTGCGGGGGGGCACCGCACGCCGACAGCCTGGATGCCGACATGTCCCACtga